A genomic segment from Excalfactoria chinensis isolate bCotChi1 chromosome 15, bCotChi1.hap2, whole genome shotgun sequence encodes:
- the LOC140259133 gene encoding protein FAM83D-B-like has product MANASQCLEEGAGQWPPQPPGPYSEAQRLALEELVAGGPEALRAFLRRERLPPFLSEPEVQAIARGAVPPKAAEEAAAEASLDASSLTYFPERSDAEPPALELGWPGFGSGAFRGLTRVEAHFQPGGGDSPYGCKEAVRRQIRSARQMIALVMDSFTDTDIFTDLLEACSQRQVKAYILLDQSSVPHFLKMCRDLGVDLEQEKLMRVRSITGNTYCTRSGAKIVGKVREKFMLIDGIRVTTGSYSFTWMDGKLNSSNILILSGPAVAHFDQEFRTLYAHSKPVNLKEFSDSKKNKVFDELVRITVASRDLTRENFLRMEFLYLRAFVGNLKRKRNWMHASREAIYVSSNAMHVSPPLTKRNGSLVMRPHWIIER; this is encoded by the exons ATGGCCAACGCGTCGCAGTGCCTGGAGGAGGGCGCCGGGCAGTGGCCGCCGCAGCCGCCCGGGCCGTACAGCGAGGCGCAGCGGCTGGCGCTGGAGGAGCTGGTGGCGGGCGGCCCCGAGGCGCTGCGGGCCTTCCTGCGGCGGGAGCGGCTGCCGCCCTTCCTGTCGGAGCCCGAGGTGCAGGCCATCGCGCGGGGCGCCGTGCCGCCCAAGGCGGCCGAGGAGGCGGCGGCCGAGGCGTCGCTGGACGCGTCGTCGCTCACCTACTTCCCCGAGCGCTCGGACGCGGAGCCGCCGGCGCTGGAGCTGGGCTGGCCGGGCTTCGGCAGCGGCGCGTTCCGCGGGCTGACGCGGGTGGAGGCGCACTTCCAGCCGGGCGGCGGGGACAGCCCGTACGGCTGCAAGGAGGCGGTGCGGCGGCAGATCCGCTCCGCAAGGCAG ATGATCGCCCTGGTTATGGATTCCTTCACAGACACCGATATCTTCACAGACCTCTTGGAAGCTTGTAGCCAACGGCAAGTCAAGGCTTACATCCTTCTGGATCAGTCTTCAGTTCCACACTTCCTGAAAATGTGCAGGGATCTGGGAGTTGATCTGGAGCAGGAGAAG TTGATGAGAGTTCGCAGTATCACTGGGAACACATATTGCACAAGGTCAGGTGCCAAAATTGTTGGAAAAGTCCGTGAAAAGTTCATGTTAATTGATGGCATTAGAGTGACAACAGGTTCCTACAG ttttacaTGGATGGACGGGAAGCTGAACAGCAGTAACATTTTGATCCTGTCGGGTCCTGCAGTTGCACACTTTGACCAGGAATTTCGGACTCTTTATGCACACTCAAAGCCAGTCAACCTCAAAGAGTTCTCTGACAGCAAGAAGAATAAGGTGTTTGATGAGCTGGTCAGGATTACAGTGGCTTCAAGGGACTTAACCAGGGAAAACTTTCTGAGAATGGAGTTTTTATATCTTAGAGCATTTGTAGGAAATCTAAAAAGGAAGCGAAACTGGATGCATGCCTCAAGGGAAGCAATCTATGTGTCCAGTAATGCAATGCATGTTTCTCCACCACTGACTAAGAGGAATGGCTCTCTAGTTATGAGGCCGCACTGGATCATAGAGAGATGA